The proteins below come from a single Cryptococcus gattii WM276 chromosome D, complete sequence genomic window:
- a CDS encoding Aconitase, putative (Similar to TIGR gene model, INSD accession AAW42938.1), with amino-acid sequence MVSSRYLVRGANSLSRQSMIAKRSMATVQSSIGEKKVEMSNLEKGKYINYQRIEDNLQVVRSRLNRPLTLAEKIVYGHLDNPHEQDIERGVSYLKLRPDRVACQDATAQMAILQFMSAGLPQTAVPTSVHCDHLIQAQVGGKADLARAIDINKEVYDFLATACAKYGIGFWKPGSGIIHQIILENYAVPGLMMIGTDSHTPNAGGLGMVACGVGGADAVDVMADIPWELKAPKVIGVYLDGKMSGWTTPKDVILKVAGILTVKGGTGAIIEYHGPGVESLSCTGMATICNMGAEIGATTSLFPFNHRMSSYLKATNRPAIAQYAEEFNHNLQPDQGCEYDQRIEINLAELEPHINGPFTPDLATPLSKFADEVKRHSWPQELKVGLIGSCTNSSYEDMSRSAHIAREAASHGLSAKSKFTITPGSEQVRATIARDGMVEDFEKVGGVVLANACGPCIGQWDRRDVKKGEANSIITSYNRNFTGRNDANPATHAFVASPDLVTAMIFAGDLTFNPMTDSLKGADGKEFKFSDPSGYELPAKGYDPGENTFQAPPADGTTVSVAVNPSSDRLQLLKPFKPWDGKDIIEARVLIKAKGKCTTDHISAGGPWLKYRGHLENISQNCLIGAINADNGEANKVLNQETGEYGPVPTVGAYYRDHDIPWVVIGDENYGEGSSREHAALEPRFLGGRAVICRSFARIHETNLKKQGMLPLWFKNPADYDKISGTDKISILDLQNFKPGQDIKVEITHKDGSKEQFLTTSSINEGQWGWFKAGSALNMMASAAKARAEKQA; translated from the exons ATGGTTTCCTCTCGGTACCTTGTCCGAGGAGCGAACTCCCTCTCCCGCCAGTCCATGATCGCCAAGCGATCCATGGCCACTGTGCAGTCTTCCATCGGTGAAAAGAAGGTCGAGATGTCCAACCTCGAAAAGGGAAAATACATCAACTATCAAAGAATTGAAGACAACCTTCAGGTAGTGAGGTCCAG GCTCAACCGACCGCTCACTCTTGCCGAGAAGATTGTGTACGGCCATTTGGACAACCCTCATGAGCAGGATATTGAGCGTGGTGTCTCTTATCTTAAGCTTCGACCTGAT CGTGTTGCGTGCCAGGATGCCACCGCTCAGATGGCTATCCTTCAGTTCATGTCTGCTGGTCTTCCCCAGACTGCTGTTCCCACCTCCGTCCACTGTGATCACCTTATTCAGGCTCAGGTCGGCGGTAAGGCCGATTTGGCTCGTGCCATTGACATTAACAAGGAGGTTTACGACTTCCTTGCCACTGCCTGTGCCAAGTATGGCATTGGTTTCTGGAAGCCCGGATCTGGTATTAT CCACCAAATTATCCTTGAAAACTACGCCGTGCCTGGTCTTATGATGATCGGTACTGACTCCCACACTCCTAACGCTGGTGGTCTCGGTATGGTTGCTTGCGGTGTTGGTGGTGCCGATGCTGTCGACGTCATGGCCGATATCCCTTGGGAACTCAAGGCCCCCAAGGTTATTGGTGTCTATCTTGACGGTAAGATGAGCGGATGGACTACTCCTAAGG ACGTTATCCTCAAGGTTGCCGGTATCCTCACTGTCAAGGGTGGTACTGGTGCTATCATTGAGTACCACGGTCCTGGTGTCGAGTCTCTCTCTTGTACCGGTATGGCTACCATCTGTAACATGGGAGCTGAAATTGGTGCCACCAcctctctcttccccttcaACCACCGAATGAGCAGCTACCTCAAGGCCACCAACCGTCCTGCCATTGCGCAGTACGCCGAGGAGTTTAACCACAACCTTCAACCTGACCAGGGTTGTGAGTATGACCAGAGGATTGAGATCAACCTCGCTGAGCTCGAGCCCCACATCAACGGTCCCTTCACCCCTGACCTTGCCACTCCCCTCTCCAAGTTTGCCGATGAGGTCAAGAGGCACTCTTGGCCTCAAGAGCTCAAGGTCGGTCTCATTGGCTCTTGCACCAACTCTTCTTACGAGGACATGTCTCGATCTGCCCACATTGCCCGGGAGGCCGCTTCCCACGGTCTTTCCGCCAAGTCCAAGTTCACCATTACCCCCGGTTCCGAGCAGGTCCGCGCTACCATTGCTCGAGACGGTATGGTCGAAGACTTTGAAAAGGTTGGCGGTGTCGTTCTTGCCAACGCTTGTGGCCCTTGTATCGGTCAGTGGGACAGGCGAGATGTTAAGAAGGGCGAGGCCAACTCTA TCATCACCTCTTACAACCGAAACTTCACTGGTCGAAACGATGCCAACCCCGCTACCCATGCCTTTGTTGCCTCCCCTGACCTTGTCACTGCCATGATCTTTGCTGGTGACCTCACTTTCAACCCTATGACTGATTCTCTCAAGGGTGCCGACGGCAAGGAGTTCAAGTTCTCTGACCCCTCTGGCTATGAGCTCCCCGCCAAGGGCTACGACCCCGGAGAGAACACCTTCCAGGCTCCTCCCGCTGACGGCACCACCGTCTCCGTCGCTGTCAACCCTTCTTCTGACCGACTTCAGCTCTTGAAGCCCTTCAAGCCTTGGGACGGCAAGGACATTATCGAGGCTCGTGTTCTTATCAAGGCCAAGGGCAAGTGCACCACTGACCACATCTCTGCTGGTGGTCCCTGGCTCAAGTACCGAGGTCACCTTGAAAACATTTCCC AGAACTGTTTGATCGGTGCCATCAACGCTGACAATGGTGAGGCCAACAAGGTGCTTAACCAGGAGACTGGCGAGTATGGTCCTGTCCCCACTGTTGGCGCGTACTACCGAGACCACGACATCCCCTGGGTCGTTATCGGTGACGAGAACTATGGTGAAGGCTCTTCCCGAGAACACGCCGCTCTTGAGCCCCGATTCCTTGGTGGCCGAGCCGTCATTTGCCGATCCTTTGCCCGTATCCACGAGACCAACTTGAAGAAGCAGGGTATGCTTCCTCTTTGGTTCAAGAACCCTGCCGACTATGACAAGATTTCCGGTACCGACAAGATTTCCATCCTTGACCTCCAAAACTTTAAGCCCGGTCAGGACATCAAGGTTGAAATTACCCACAAGGACGGTTCCAAGGAGCAGTTCCTTACTACTTCTTCTATCAACGAAGGTCAATGGGGTTGGTTCAAGGCTGGTTCTG CCCTCAACATGATGGCCTCTGCTGCCAAGGCTCGTGCTGAGAAGCAGGCTTAA